The following DNA comes from bacterium.
CCTTTACGTGGCAGGATCCCTTCCCGTATCTTCCGGGCCGCATTGATGTCCTTCCGATCATGAAGCCCCTCATGGAGCCGCGCTAGCGCGCAGAGCCCCGCTGCGGCAGAATGTGCGGATGTCAGGTTTTCTCGGGCGCCTCTTCGGACACATCGACTGGTACCTATTCTTTGCGGCACTGAGTGTCTCCGTTCTTGGATTGGTGACGATGTATCCCTTCGGGCAAGGCGGCGAAGCCTTCTTCGATCGACAGATCATCTGGATCGGCCTCGCGCTCCTAGTCTTCTTTCTCGCAGCGATACCGGAATATACATTCCTGCGCCGCACCCAGATCGTGACCACTCTCTACATCCTTATCCTCTCGCTGCTTGCGCTCATCTTTCTTACCGGAACCATCGTCAAAGGTGCGCAGCAGCGCTTCGACTTCGGTTTCTTCGCGCTGCAGCCGTCGGATCCGGCGAAGCTCATCCTTATCATCGTCTTGGCGAAATACTTCGCGCGGCGTCACGTCGAGATCGCGAACTTCAAGCACATTTTCATTTCCGGTGCGTATGCCGCTGCTATCTGCGGACTCGTCTTCCTGCAGCCTGACTTCGGCGGCGCCATCATCATCGCGTCCATCTGGTTCGGTATGGTCTTGGTCGCCGGTATCTCGTGGAAGCATCTCGCGTTCCTGCTTATAACCGGACTCATCGCCGCAGGGTCCTTGTGGATGTTCGTACTGCAGCCCTACCAGAAGGAGCGCGTGATGACGTTCATCCATCCGTTAGCTGACATCCACGGTGCGGGATACAACGCGTATCAATCGACCGTTGCGGTCGGCTCAGGCGAACTGTTAGGAAAGGGAATCGGCTTCGGCACGCAGTCGAAGCTACGCTTCCTCCCCGAATACCAGACCGACTTTATCTTCGCCGCCTATGCGGAGGAGTGGGGATTCCTCGGCGTCCTCATCGCGCTCGGCCTTTTTGCGGTCATCGTGCTCCGTACGCTGGTCATTGCGAGTCATGGATCGGACAACTTCGCGGTCCTCTTCGGCGTCGGCATCGCGATCATGTTCCTGGCGCACATCATCGTGCATATCGGTATGAATCTCGGGCTCCTGCCGGTTACCGGTACGACGGTGCCGTTCATGAGTTATGGCGGCTCTCACTTGCTGACCGAGTTCCTCGCGCTCGGCATGCTCATGGGCCTGCGCCGCGCTGAGCGACCGCTCTCGCGCGAGAAGGAGTTACTCGGTGTATAACTTAGCGGTTTTCTCAACCATCTGATCAAGCGAGAAGACTTTCTGGATACGCTTTAAAAGCTCGTCGGAGAGTGATCGCGCAAGCGTCGCGTCTCCCAGTACTTTCTCGATAGCTTCAGAGAATGCGCGAGCTGCACCTGACTGGACGGTCAGTCCCGTGAAATTGTGGAGGATGATGTCGCGCACGCCTGCGGTATCGCTCGCGACCGCGGGGATGTAGGCATAGCCCGCTTCCATGAGAACGTAGGGAAGTCCTTCTTTCTGTGAGGTGAGCAGGAATGCATCGAAGGCGCGCAGATACTGCGCAGCCTCCGGTACGAAGCCGAGAAAATGCACGCGTGATGCGACGCCTGCATCTTCTGCGCGCGCGCTGAGCTTTTCTTTCTCCTCGCCATCGCCGATGACGATCAGGTGTGCATCGGATTCAAGAAAGCCCACCATCTCGATCGCCGTCGCATAATCTTTATTGACGTGCAATTCTCCAATCATGCCGATCCACTTCGCGTCCGATGGGATGCTGGCGTCCAGCGTACGGATATCGCGCCGCGCATCTTCAGGTGAGAGGAAGCGTGGTGTGAGGATGCCGTTGTGGATGAGTGCCACTCTCTTTGGCAGGAACGGCAATTTCTTCAGACGGTCTGCGGTGTCGTTGGCGATGGCGATCGTGTGGTGGGAGAGAAGAACCGTCATCCACGTCGCGATCGTAATGGCGAATCGTGAAAGCGTACCGCGGTCTTCGTCGAACGGGAGTCCGTGCGAGGTGAAAATGATGTGCTTCACGCCCGCAATGCGTCCGGCAAGCGCGCCCAAACCGCCGGCCTTCGAACTGTTGAGGTGTACGACATCTGGTTTTTCTTTCTTAAAGAGTCGCGCTAATGCGCCGAGGGCTTTCATATCCCCGAGCGGGTTCACGTCGCGGGAGAGTTCCGGTACGAGGAGGATCCGGATGCCTGCCTGAGCGAGCACTTTCGCAAGGCGACCTGGTTTTCCGTCGGGGGCAGGGCCAAAGGCGACGGTAACCTCAAAGCGATCTTTAGGGAGGTTCGTCGCGAGGTCGTGGACGTAGCGTTGGGCTCCTCCGTAGTTGGATTTAGTGACCACCAGCAGTACTTTTGTTGCCATACGCGAGGGCCGAAATGTGGCTTGTAGTATAGCTTTTTTATCGGTATGATGCCAGGACTATGACCCTGGTTCCGAAACGGGACTATCTCATCCTCCTTCTGGGAGATCTGTGTATTTTTGCTGCCTCGCTTTGGGTGGCGCTGACGCTGCGGTATCTGGAGATTCCGTCCCTGAGCTTCCTCAGTCTCCACACTGCACCGTTTTCCATCCTCTTCGTGGCGTGGGTCGGTATCTTTTTCCTTGCCGGGCTCTATGGTCGCTACACCCGCATCTTTCGCACGAAGCTCCTCTCGACCATCGTGTATACGCAGCTCATCAACGTCATCATCGCAGCCCTCTTCTTCTTCTTCGTCGAATTCTTCCTTATCGCACCGAAGACGGTCCTTCTCATCTATCTCATCGTCTCGTCGTTCCTTATTATCTTCTGGCGTGCGTTTCTCTATCCGCGTTTGCGTGGCGGTCGGAAGTTGAAGGGCGTGCTCATCGCCGCGGGAGCTGATGCTCGTGCATTGGCAGAAGAGATCGGATCGGATTCACGCTATCCCTTCGCCTTCGAATATGTCGTCGATACGTCGCAGACGCCATCACACGAGGTCATCCAACACGCATGCCGTGTCGCCGAGGAAGACGATATTGCATTCCTCGTGGTGGATGTCTCCGACAATGCGATCCAGACGGCACTGCCGATCCTCTACGATGCTGCGTTCCATAAGCGCCGCTTCGTGATGGTGAATATGATGGATCTCTATCAGGAAGTCTTCGACCGCGTCCCGCTCTCATTAGTGAAGTACGAGTGGGTGTTGGAGAATTCATCCATCTCACCGGCGTACGATATTCTGAAGCGACTCATGGATGTCGCTGCGGCGCTCATCGGTGGCGCGCTCTCGTTGCTCCTCTATCCCTTTATCATGCTCGCGATCAAGCTTGATGATGGGGGAGATATTTTCATCAAACAGGAACGCGTCGGTCGCTTCCAAAAGCCCATCTATGTCTACAAGTTCCGCAGCATGACGGGGAATGACAGTGGCAAGTACGGCGAAAGCGGCAAGAGTGAACTGGTGGTTACGCGCGTCGGCCGGATCCTACGCGTCCTGCGTCTCGATGAGCTGCCACAGATCTGGAATGTCTTGAAGGGCGATCTCTCGGTCGTCGGACCGCGCCCGGAATTCCCGACGCTCGCCGAGCACTACAACGCACGCATTCCATACTACAACGCGCGCTACCTCGTCACCCCCGGACTCACCGGTTGGGCGCAGATTTTGCACGATCGTCATCCGCACCACGGCACCGACGTCGCGGCCACGAAAGAAAAACTCTCGTACGATCTCTACTATTTCCTGCGTCGTTCGCTCTTGCTCGATCTCTACGTCATCTTCCAGACGGTACGTATTGTGCTCACCGCGAAGGGCACGTAGTATCAGGATATGGCTGATAAAGCAGTAGTAACCGGCGGCGGAGGATTCATCGGTGCGCACATCGCTGATGCACTCGTCGCTAAGGGATTCGACGTGCATGTCGTCGACACGTTCGTCGCAGGGCGATTCGAAGATCGCATCAATCCGAGGGTGACCTATCACGAGGTAGACATACGGGATTACGAAAAGCTCGTTCCAATCCTCAAGGATGCTGTGTATGTATTCCACGAAGCCGCGCTTCCGCGCGTGCAGTTTTCCATCGAGAATCCGATCGAGACGTTTGCAGTAAACGTCGAAGGTCTCGTCGCAACGCTGAAAGCTGCGCACGAAGGCGGTGTTCGTAAGTTCGTCTTCGCGAGTTCCGGCTCGGTGTATGGCGATCAGGAAACCATGCCGCTCACGGAAGATATGAGCGCGCAGCCGAAGAGTCCATATGGCCTGCAGAAGCATGTTGGCGAACTGACATGCAAGGTCTGGAGCGAGGTATATGGATTGCCGACGGTATGTCTTCGCTATTTCAACGTCTACGGTTCACGCATGGATCCGAACGGTGCTTATGCGCTCGCGGTCGGAAAGTTCATCAAACAGCGTCAGGACGGAAATCCGATCACCATCTGGGGTGACGGAACGCATAGTCGCGATTTCACCCATGTGACAGATGTCGTCAACGCTAACCTTTTGGCAGCGGAATCGACAAAGGTGGGGAAGGGAGAGGTTATCAATATCGGCGCGGGTAAGAACCGCACGGTGAACGAGCTCGCAGCAGCAGTCGGGGGACCTACCGTTAACGAACCGGAACGCTTGGAGCCGGCGCACGCACTCGCCGACAATCGGAAGGCGAAGGAACTCCTCGGTTGGGAACCAACGATCTCGCTTGAAGACGGTGTTGCCGAGCTTAAGAAAGCTGCAGGACTTACATGATCATCGACGGGAAGAGAATCGCGGAAGAAATCTACGGGAGCTTGCAGCTCCCGCGTCCGCTTACGCTCGGCATCCTGGTCGGAGCGGAGAATCCGGTAACCGATTCGTTCGTGCGCATCAAAGAAAAAGCCGCGGCGCGTCTGGGTGTTACCTTGGTTCGTCACGAGATCGCGAAGGATGCAACGACTGAACGTGCGGTCGCTGGCGTTGCTGAACTTGTTGGCTCAACCGATGGCATCATCGTACAGCTTCCGCTCCCGCACGGAATCGAAGTCGAGACCGTGCTCGCGGCAATCCCGCCTGAAAAGGATGTTGATGGTATCTCGCCGCATCCGAAAGTCCGTCCGCCGGTCGCTGAGGCGGTCGGGGAAATCCTTGTTCGTGCAGGTATTGATCCGCACGGAAAGAAAGCGGCGGTCGTGGGTTCAGGTCGTTTGGTTGGCGCACCGGTCGCTGCGCTTCTCGCGAATCTCGGTGCAGACGTCCACGTGCTTACCTTAGGGGATTCTTTAGATGGATTGAAAGAAGCGGATATCATCGTCTCGGGTGCAGGGAAGCCGG
Coding sequences within:
- a CDS encoding glycosyltransferase, which translates into the protein MATKVLLVVTKSNYGGAQRYVHDLATNLPKDRFEVTVAFGPAPDGKPGRLAKVLAQAGIRILLVPELSRDVNPLGDMKALGALARLFKKEKPDVVHLNSSKAGGLGALAGRIAGVKHIIFTSHGLPFDEDRGTLSRFAITIATWMTVLLSHHTIAIANDTADRLKKLPFLPKRVALIHNGILTPRFLSPEDARRDIRTLDASIPSDAKWIGMIGELHVNKDYATAIEMVGFLESDAHLIVIGDGEEKEKLSARAEDAGVASRVHFLGFVPEAAQYLRAFDAFLLTSQKEGLPYVLMEAGYAYIPAVASDTAGVRDIILHNFTGLTVQSGAARAFSEAIEKVLGDATLARSLSDELLKRIQKVFSLDQMVEKTAKLYTE
- a CDS encoding NAD-dependent epimerase/dehydratase family protein, which encodes MADKAVVTGGGGFIGAHIADALVAKGFDVHVVDTFVAGRFEDRINPRVTYHEVDIRDYEKLVPILKDAVYVFHEAALPRVQFSIENPIETFAVNVEGLVATLKAAHEGGVRKFVFASSGSVYGDQETMPLTEDMSAQPKSPYGLQKHVGELTCKVWSEVYGLPTVCLRYFNVYGSRMDPNGAYALAVGKFIKQRQDGNPITIWGDGTHSRDFTHVTDVVNANLLAAESTKVGKGEVINIGAGKNRTVNELAAAVGGPTVNEPERLEPAHALADNRKAKELLGWEPTISLEDGVAELKKAAGLT
- a CDS encoding rod shape-determining protein RodA encodes the protein MSGFLGRLFGHIDWYLFFAALSVSVLGLVTMYPFGQGGEAFFDRQIIWIGLALLVFFLAAIPEYTFLRRTQIVTTLYILILSLLALIFLTGTIVKGAQQRFDFGFFALQPSDPAKLILIIVLAKYFARRHVEIANFKHIFISGAYAAAICGLVFLQPDFGGAIIIASIWFGMVLVAGISWKHLAFLLITGLIAAGSLWMFVLQPYQKERVMTFIHPLADIHGAGYNAYQSTVAVGSGELLGKGIGFGTQSKLRFLPEYQTDFIFAAYAEEWGFLGVLIALGLFAVIVLRTLVIASHGSDNFAVLFGVGIAIMFLAHIIVHIGMNLGLLPVTGTTVPFMSYGGSHLLTEFLALGMLMGLRRAERPLSREKELLGV
- a CDS encoding bifunctional 5,10-methylenetetrahydrofolate dehydrogenase/5,10-methenyltetrahydrofolate cyclohydrolase, producing the protein MIIDGKRIAEEIYGSLQLPRPLTLGILVGAENPVTDSFVRIKEKAAARLGVTLVRHEIAKDATTERAVAGVAELVGSTDGIIVQLPLPHGIEVETVLAAIPPEKDVDGISPHPKVRPPVAEAVGEILVRAGIDPHGKKAAVVGSGRLVGAPVAALLANLGADVHVLTLGDSLDGLKEADIIVSGAGKPGLIQPEYVREGAVLVDAGTSESEGKVIGDADPACADKASVFTPVPGGVGPIAVAMIFKNLVELAK
- a CDS encoding sugar transferase; the protein is MTLVPKRDYLILLLGDLCIFAASLWVALTLRYLEIPSLSFLSLHTAPFSILFVAWVGIFFLAGLYGRYTRIFRTKLLSTIVYTQLINVIIAALFFFFVEFFLIAPKTVLLIYLIVSSFLIIFWRAFLYPRLRGGRKLKGVLIAAGADARALAEEIGSDSRYPFAFEYVVDTSQTPSHEVIQHACRVAEEDDIAFLVVDVSDNAIQTALPILYDAAFHKRRFVMVNMMDLYQEVFDRVPLSLVKYEWVLENSSISPAYDILKRLMDVAAALIGGALSLLLYPFIMLAIKLDDGGDIFIKQERVGRFQKPIYVYKFRSMTGNDSGKYGESGKSELVVTRVGRILRVLRLDELPQIWNVLKGDLSVVGPRPEFPTLAEHYNARIPYYNARYLVTPGLTGWAQILHDRHPHHGTDVAATKEKLSYDLYYFLRRSLLLDLYVIFQTVRIVLTAKGT